The following proteins come from a genomic window of bacterium:
- the cas5e gene encoding type I-E CRISPR-associated protein Cas5/CasD → MKYLIFRLYGPMSSWGDIAVGETRPSFAHPSKSAILGLVAAAMGIRRDEDEKHRGLVDCLGFAVQVESMGVVLADYHTAQVPSGKELYCTRRHELSGIKSDLNTILSTRAYRVDGLYTVMLWETKKSEWGLERIQSKIEQPEFVLYLGRKSCPIALPLEAQVIKADYLVKALAKVKFLDVQSLGFKSVGQKMLYWDEDAIAGVIQEHVFERRDIPLSRGRWQFSTRKECHAALK, encoded by the coding sequence ATGAAATATTTAATATTTCGGTTGTATGGACCGATGAGTTCTTGGGGCGATATCGCTGTTGGAGAAACAAGGCCAAGTTTTGCTCATCCCAGCAAGTCGGCGATTCTTGGGCTTGTTGCTGCCGCTATGGGAATCCGCAGAGACGAAGACGAAAAGCATCGAGGGCTTGTTGACTGCTTAGGGTTTGCGGTGCAGGTCGAATCAATGGGGGTAGTACTTGCCGATTATCATACAGCTCAAGTCCCTTCAGGTAAAGAGTTGTATTGTACGCGCAGGCACGAGTTATCTGGTATTAAAAGCGATCTAAACACGATTCTTTCAACGAGAGCTTATCGTGTTGATGGATTGTATACAGTTATGTTATGGGAAACTAAGAAAAGTGAATGGGGTTTAGAGCGAATACAATCAAAAATAGAGCAGCCGGAATTTGTGCTGTATTTGGGACGGAAATCTTGTCCTATTGCTTTGCCGCTAGAAGCGCAGGTAATTAAAGCTGATTATTTGGTTAAAGCTTTAGCAAAAGTAAAATTTTTGGATGTCCAATCACTGGGATTTAAATCTGTCGGGCAAAAAATGTTGTATTGGGATGAAGACGCAATAGCAGGTGTTATCCAAGAGCATGTTTTTGAAAGAAGAGATATTCCATTATCTCGCGGTCGATGGCAGTTTAGTACACGGAAAGAGTGTCACGCTGCGTTAAAATAA
- a CDS encoding TonB family protein produces MYKNLKNFRFSPHWIFSIGVHIFIFLTLLVFSAASFKRYYPAKVHHVTLIKDIPSLKKTEPAETKKIEPKNIQKKEIVKPVPPKPKTEDTVKKNIYSAKKAEIKPKPEKARESLREKLRKELSSAETKPSEAEKARTSAVIEPDNFPYTWYDSLIMSKISGKWEQPSAALLQKDSLFAVVSFKIMKDGTISGLELKKKSGYPSLDKSVMSAVSDSVPFPPLPAEFAEGFRSVNIRFELTK; encoded by the coding sequence ATGTATAAAAATTTGAAAAATTTCAGGTTTTCCCCTCATTGGATTTTTTCCATCGGCGTACATATATTTATATTCCTGACGCTGCTGGTCTTTTCGGCGGCTTCGTTTAAACGGTATTATCCCGCAAAGGTTCATCATGTAACTCTTATTAAAGACATCCCGTCATTAAAGAAAACCGAGCCTGCGGAAACAAAGAAAATTGAACCGAAAAATATTCAGAAGAAAGAAATTGTTAAACCGGTTCCCCCAAAACCGAAAACGGAAGATACCGTAAAAAAAAATATATATTCGGCAAAGAAAGCCGAAATAAAGCCCAAACCCGAAAAAGCAAGGGAGTCTTTAAGGGAAAAACTCCGGAAAGAGCTTTCCTCCGCGGAGACAAAACCGTCCGAAGCGGAGAAAGCCAGGACTTCGGCCGTTATTGAACCGGATAATTTCCCTTACACATGGTATGACAGCCTGATAATGAGTAAAATAAGCGGTAAATGGGAGCAGCCGAGCGCGGCGTTGCTTCAAAAAGATTCCCTGTTTGCGGTAGTTTCTTTTAAGATAATGAAGGACGGGACAATTTCCGGGCTCGAGTTGAAGAAAAAGTCGGGATATCCGTCTCTTGATAAGTCTGTGATGAGCGCGGTTTCCGATTCTGTTCCGTTTCCCCCTTTGCCGGCTGAATTTGCCGAGGGGTTTCGCAGCGTAAACATCAGATTTGAGTTGACGAAGTAA
- the cas2e gene encoding type I-E CRISPR-associated endoribonuclease Cas2e — protein sequence MMVIVLENAPPRLRGRLAVWLLEVRTGVYVGVYSVKVRDMIWNHVEAGIEDGNAVMLWDDLTESGFNFCTLGENRRIPVNFDGLKLVSFLPEDKKEVIDRKS from the coding sequence ATGATGGTCATCGTTCTTGAAAATGCTCCGCCGCGGCTAAGAGGTCGGCTTGCTGTTTGGCTTTTGGAAGTGAGAACAGGAGTATATGTGGGGGTTTATTCAGTTAAAGTTCGTGATATGATTTGGAATCATGTGGAGGCTGGCATAGAAGATGGGAATGCGGTTATGTTATGGGACGATTTAACGGAATCAGGATTTAATTTTTGTACATTAGGGGAAAATAGACGCATACCAGTGAATTTTGATGGCTTAAAACTGGTATCTTTTCTGCCGGAAGATAAAAAGGAAGTTATTGATAGAAAAAGTTAA
- the cas1e gene encoding type I-E CRISPR-associated endonuclease Cas1e, translating to MSTGNNPLLPKLTPITIKERVSLVYVEKGNLDVLDGAFVVVDVNGVRTHIPIGGVSCLMLEPGTRISHSAVALAARVGCLICWIGEAGVRLYASGQPGGARSDRLLYQAQLALNENTRLKVVKQMYRMRFGDEPPAKRSVNQLRGIEGSRVRQMYKLFAKRFGVPWKYREYDTDNWNKGDMPNRCLSAATAALYGIAESAVLAAGYAPAIGFIHTGKPLSFVYDIADLFKFETVVPIAFQIASKNPQNSEQVVRHACRETFRSTKLLQRIIPAIEDVLAAGGITKPEPPEDALPPAIPEKESLADDGHRS from the coding sequence ATGAGTACAGGAAATAATCCTTTATTGCCAAAATTAACTCCTATTACCATCAAAGAACGAGTTTCGCTTGTTTATGTGGAAAAAGGCAATCTTGATGTGTTGGATGGAGCTTTTGTAGTGGTCGATGTTAACGGTGTGCGTACACATATCCCAATAGGTGGAGTATCTTGTTTGATGCTGGAACCTGGAACGCGCATTTCTCACTCAGCTGTTGCTTTAGCAGCGCGTGTTGGATGTTTAATTTGTTGGATTGGAGAAGCGGGAGTTCGTTTGTATGCGTCGGGGCAGCCTGGCGGTGCGCGCTCTGACAGATTGCTTTATCAGGCACAGCTTGCACTTAATGAAAATACACGCCTGAAAGTAGTCAAACAAATGTATCGTATGCGTTTTGGGGACGAACCGCCGGCAAAGAGAAGTGTAAACCAATTGCGCGGAATTGAAGGGTCTCGTGTTCGACAAATGTATAAACTTTTCGCAAAAAGATTTGGAGTGCCCTGGAAATATAGAGAATATGATACTGACAATTGGAATAAAGGCGATATGCCGAATAGATGTTTAAGTGCGGCGACAGCAGCATTGTATGGTATAGCTGAATCCGCAGTGCTTGCAGCGGGTTATGCTCCAGCAATAGGGTTTATTCATACAGGGAAACCACTTTCTTTTGTATATGACATTGCCGATTTATTTAAGTTTGAAACCGTTGTTCCGATTGCATTTCAAATAGCGTCCAAAAACCCACAAAATTCTGAACAAGTAGTTCGGCATGCTTGCAGGGAAACATTTAGAAGTACGAAGTTATTACAAAGAATTATTCCTGCGATTGAAGATGTTTTAGCTGCAGGTGGAATAACTAAACCTGAGCCACCTGAAGATGCTTTGCCTCCGGCAATTCCGGAGAAAGAGAGTTTGGCAGATGATGGTCATCGTTCTTGA
- the cas7e gene encoding type I-E CRISPR-associated protein Cas7/Cse4/CasC: MNKFVQLHILTNYGPSNLNRDDLGRPKTVVVGGTQRLRVSSQCLKRAWRTADVFEAETGIRTKEIGVKIKIALTTELTLKQVIDGADAETAKKSTIAEKNAQELAWKIASVFVDKMKKDGKADDEEEAADRTTAKKDAKKSNVDKKTLKSEQMVFFYPEEIANVDRLIAELKRGNKKVLTEKDVNDLLVTKGSGADVGMFGRMMACSPRFNVEAAVQVAHAFTVHKAAVEDDYFSAVDDLNKHEEHSGSGHIGEAEFGAGLFYLYACIDRTLLKENLGNNDALVKKAISALVESAVTVSPTGKQNSFASRAYASCVVAEKGNKQPRSLASAFLKPVRGEDVLGEAVKALMNTRKAFNEVYKDDSKEYVLRTVEPEGTLDELKQYCSGE; the protein is encoded by the coding sequence ATGAATAAGTTTGTTCAACTGCACATTCTTACAAATTACGGCCCGTCGAATCTCAATAGGGATGACCTTGGCCGGCCGAAAACCGTTGTTGTTGGCGGTACTCAGCGTTTGCGCGTATCGTCGCAATGCTTAAAGCGCGCTTGGCGGACGGCCGATGTGTTTGAGGCGGAGACCGGGATTCGGACAAAAGAAATTGGGGTTAAGATAAAAATCGCATTGACAACCGAACTTACACTGAAACAAGTAATCGATGGCGCTGATGCGGAGACTGCTAAAAAATCTACGATTGCCGAAAAAAACGCCCAAGAACTTGCTTGGAAAATCGCTTCGGTTTTTGTAGACAAAATGAAGAAAGACGGAAAGGCAGATGACGAGGAAGAAGCGGCGGATAGGACCACGGCAAAAAAAGATGCAAAGAAAAGCAATGTCGATAAAAAAACCTTAAAATCTGAACAGATGGTATTTTTCTATCCGGAAGAAATCGCCAACGTTGATCGGCTTATCGCTGAGTTAAAACGCGGCAACAAGAAGGTTTTGACCGAAAAGGACGTTAACGATTTGCTTGTTACAAAAGGATCAGGCGCCGATGTGGGAATGTTCGGGCGCATGATGGCGTGCTCTCCTCGATTTAATGTTGAAGCCGCTGTTCAGGTGGCCCACGCGTTTACGGTGCATAAGGCTGCGGTAGAGGATGATTATTTCAGTGCAGTGGATGACCTGAATAAACACGAAGAGCACTCTGGATCAGGGCATATCGGCGAAGCGGAATTCGGCGCAGGGTTGTTTTATTTGTATGCGTGTATTGACCGCACGTTGTTAAAGGAAAATTTGGGAAATAATGACGCGTTGGTTAAAAAGGCGATATCGGCGCTTGTGGAGTCGGCAGTCACGGTATCCCCAACCGGTAAACAAAACAGCTTTGCGTCGCGCGCGTATGCTTCTTGTGTTGTTGCCGAAAAGGGCAATAAACAGCCGCGATCATTGGCCAGCGCGTTTTTAAAGCCGGTGAGAGGGGAAGATGTTTTAGGCGAGGCGGTAAAAGCTTTAATGAACACGCGTAAGGCGTTTAATGAAGTGTATAAGGATGATTCTAAGGAATATGTTCTGCGTACCGTTGAGCCAGAAGGCACGTTGGATGAACTGAAACAATATTGCAGCGGCGAGTGA
- the tolB gene encoding Tol-Pal system beta propeller repeat protein TolB: protein MSKTLGWVLLACFLFSCVKTAETAGVYLQIRKQAGEKIKIALPETGSAPNSKIVKTVSSDLELSGYADIINREFSNDTYKSGKLNFPEWGRAGTEVLVTIETTESGENVTAEARMFIVAEGKNIFAKRYQGPSSRLDGISHAVSSDILKTLTGEKGISTTRIAFVSNRTGIKKIYIMDYDGKNWRKISGDNCLELSPGWSPDGDNLIYTSYRLGYPDVYMQNLTSGARRKLAAFAGLNAFASFSPDGSGIALVLSKDGNPELYVMKVDGSSLKRMTKTRAAESSPCWSPDGKKIAFVSDRSGGPQVYSINASGGEFERMTLSGSYNTSPCWSPDGKWIAFSSKLNGRFQICLSDVKTKEIIRVSDGRFDDDDPSWAPDSRHIVFKRTKNYLSDLYVVDIADGKLVQITSDRFDEEFPAWSPE from the coding sequence ATGTCAAAAACCTTAGGCTGGGTGTTGCTGGCTTGTTTTCTTTTTTCATGTGTTAAAACCGCGGAAACCGCGGGAGTATATCTTCAGATAAGAAAACAGGCGGGGGAGAAAATTAAAATCGCCTTACCGGAAACAGGATCTGCCCCAAACAGCAAAATCGTCAAAACAGTGTCTTCCGACCTTGAGCTTTCCGGTTATGCTGATATAATAAACAGGGAGTTTTCGAACGATACGTATAAGTCTGGGAAGCTGAATTTTCCCGAATGGGGCAGGGCCGGCACGGAAGTGCTTGTGACTATTGAAACGACGGAATCCGGAGAGAATGTAACCGCCGAGGCCAGAATGTTTATTGTCGCGGAAGGGAAAAATATTTTTGCCAAAAGATATCAGGGCCCGTCCAGCCGGCTGGACGGCATTTCCCATGCTGTCTCATCCGATATCCTTAAAACTCTTACAGGCGAAAAAGGTATTTCAACCACGCGAATAGCTTTTGTTTCCAACAGGACGGGAATAAAAAAAATATATATAATGGACTATGACGGAAAAAACTGGAGAAAAATCAGCGGTGATAATTGCCTTGAATTATCGCCCGGGTGGTCCCCTGACGGGGATAATCTCATATATACATCATACAGGCTTGGTTATCCTGATGTGTATATGCAGAATCTGACAAGCGGCGCGCGCAGAAAATTAGCCGCTTTTGCCGGTCTTAACGCGTTCGCCTCCTTTTCGCCGGACGGGAGCGGCATTGCGCTTGTTTTGAGCAAAGACGGCAACCCGGAATTGTATGTAATGAAGGTTGACGGTTCTTCGCTTAAAAGGATGACGAAAACCAGAGCGGCGGAAAGCTCTCCCTGCTGGTCGCCGGACGGGAAAAAAATCGCTTTTGTTTCTGACAGGAGCGGAGGCCCCCAGGTATATTCGATAAATGCTTCCGGAGGGGAATTTGAAAGGATGACCCTGAGCGGTTCATATAATACATCTCCCTGCTGGTCGCCGGACGGGAAATGGATAGCATTTTCGTCCAAATTGAACGGGAGGTTCCAAATCTGCCTTTCGGATGTTAAAACCAAAGAGATAATACGCGTGTCGGACGGGCGATTTGATGATGATGACCCGTCCTGGGCTCCGGACAGCAGGCATATTGTTTTCAAAAGAACGAAAAATTATCTTTCGGATTTATATGTTGTTGACATAGCCGATGGTAAATTAGTACAAATAACCAGCGACAGGTTTGATGAAGAATTTCCGGCCTGGTCGCCGGAATAA
- a CDS encoding biopolymer transporter ExbD → MKTFIKQKNNQVYSELNITNLVDVMLVLLIVFIIVAPMIEQGIDVRLPVASDKKMESRTAPVIVSVSKEGELFLNNVKVSLDKLENRLAVMVNNNPELPVILRADKKLTYESVIKIMDRIRNAGVNNVGMATGSENYN, encoded by the coding sequence ATGAAGACCTTTATCAAACAGAAGAACAATCAGGTTTACAGCGAACTTAATATCACCAATCTTGTGGATGTCATGCTTGTTCTTTTAATCGTTTTTATTATCGTCGCTCCTATGATTGAACAGGGGATAGATGTGCGCCTGCCGGTCGCCTCTGACAAGAAGATGGAATCCAGGACCGCGCCTGTCATAGTCAGTGTTTCAAAGGAAGGCGAACTTTTTTTGAACAATGTGAAGGTTTCACTCGACAAACTTGAGAACAGGCTTGCCGTTATGGTGAATAACAATCCCGAACTGCCCGTTATTTTGAGGGCGGATAAGAAATTGACCTACGAAAGCGTTATAAAAATAATGGACAGAATAAGGAATGCGGGGGTAAACAATGTGGGCATGGCAACCGGTTCCGAAAATTATAATTAA
- the cas6e gene encoding type I-E CRISPR-associated protein Cas6/Cse3/CasE codes for MIISKLIFNKSSAFEEIFTKGYALHQEVWDLFGDNPDRKRDFLYRLEYLGRMPLVYTVSARAPIDDIGLWHIESKDYSPKIEEGMKLGFSVRISPTVKRDGKRHDVVMDAKYKKRTQGGNGKISTQSTQELISDSCNGWLEKRAKENGFKISQFRADGYQQIQFNKAKGGKPVRYSTVDIIGTLEVVESRLFGDMLFKGLGPEKGFGCGLMLVRRT; via the coding sequence ATGATTATAAGCAAATTGATTTTTAATAAATCTTCAGCATTTGAGGAAATATTTACCAAAGGATATGCCTTGCATCAGGAAGTATGGGATTTGTTCGGGGATAATCCTGATCGCAAGCGAGATTTTTTATATCGTTTAGAATATTTAGGACGAATGCCACTTGTATATACGGTTTCTGCTCGTGCGCCTATTGACGATATAGGGTTATGGCATATAGAAAGCAAAGATTATTCACCAAAAATAGAAGAAGGAATGAAACTGGGGTTCAGCGTGCGGATAAGTCCAACGGTTAAGCGTGACGGGAAACGCCATGATGTGGTTATGGATGCTAAATACAAAAAACGCACACAGGGTGGTAATGGAAAAATATCTACACAGTCTACACAAGAGTTAATCTCTGATTCTTGCAACGGGTGGCTGGAAAAACGCGCTAAAGAAAACGGTTTTAAAATATCGCAATTCAGGGCGGATGGTTATCAACAAATCCAGTTTAATAAAGCAAAGGGCGGTAAACCGGTACGATATAGTACAGTCGATATTATTGGGACGCTTGAGGTTGTTGAGTCGAGGCTATTTGGTGATATGCTTTTTAAAGGGTTGGGACCGGAAAAGGGATTTGGTTGTGGATTGATGTTGGTACGGCGAACATGA
- the casB gene encoding type I-E CRISPR-associated protein Cse2/CasB, with protein MNEVDYGNILSWWSGLEHDTGGRAELRRAHSPTEVVFLPAYHRLYNKLETEHIDKEALACVAGLCAHIKENGGGKVAEQMSGTISNLRFRKLLAINSREELYHAMIRMIRQLKGTVNIIDLAKTVYWWNEKTKKDLAYAYYSQAKEKKGERS; from the coding sequence ATGAACGAAGTTGATTACGGAAATATCTTAAGCTGGTGGAGCGGGCTTGAGCACGATACCGGTGGCCGGGCAGAATTGCGCCGCGCGCACAGCCCGACAGAGGTGGTATTTTTACCGGCTTATCACCGGCTGTACAACAAGCTTGAAACTGAACACATAGACAAAGAAGCGTTGGCGTGTGTGGCGGGATTGTGTGCGCACATTAAAGAAAATGGGGGCGGTAAGGTCGCCGAACAAATGAGCGGAACTATCAGCAATTTACGTTTTAGGAAATTGCTGGCAATAAATAGTCGTGAAGAACTGTATCACGCAATGATTCGCATGATACGTCAACTTAAGGGTACGGTTAATATCATTGATTTGGCAAAAACAGTATATTGGTGGAACGAAAAAACAAAAAAAGATTTAGCATATGCGTATTATAGCCAGGCAAAAGAGAAAAAAGGAGAAAGATCATGA
- a CDS encoding MotA/TolQ/ExbB proton channel family protein, whose product MIVSKIVGLIIYSALIGLSVWSWAVAIRKWQEYRVLDRETRRFKDMIKKNSESILELFKSSLSLPRVPVVAVYEAACRELDYFIQHHAEGGQNRLPKVALEHIHNAIYRTITDELDKLNRSMAVLATAISCGPFLGLLGTVSGILLVFQRLGTLGNASLSVVAPGVYQALLTTVAGLLVAIPAVLFYNYYSSRNRKVSTDIENFAMELMAAIEKHYCI is encoded by the coding sequence TTGATAGTCTCGAAAATCGTAGGTTTAATAATATATTCCGCTCTTATCGGACTGTCCGTGTGGTCGTGGGCTGTTGCGATAAGGAAATGGCAGGAGTACCGGGTCCTTGACCGGGAAACCCGGCGTTTTAAGGATATGATAAAGAAAAACAGCGAATCCATACTCGAGCTTTTCAAAAGTTCTTTATCTCTGCCGCGCGTCCCGGTGGTTGCTGTTTATGAGGCTGCCTGCAGAGAGCTGGATTATTTTATACAACATCATGCTGAAGGAGGGCAGAACCGGCTTCCCAAGGTTGCCCTGGAACACATACATAACGCGATTTACAGAACTATAACAGATGAACTTGATAAATTGAACAGGTCGATGGCTGTGCTGGCGACCGCGATATCGTGCGGGCCTTTTTTGGGTCTTCTCGGCACTGTTTCGGGCATATTGCTTGTTTTTCAGAGGCTGGGAACACTGGGGAACGCCTCACTTTCAGTTGTTGCGCCCGGCGTATACCAGGCCCTCTTGACCACAGTTGCGGGATTGCTTGTAGCCATCCCCGCGGTGTTGTTTTATAATTATTATTCTTCCAGGAACCGCAAGGTGTCGACTGATATTGAAAATTTTGCCATGGAATTGATGGCAGCCATAGAAAAACATTACTGCATCTAA
- a CDS encoding DUF4013 domain-containing protein — protein MPCVNHSNKGTAWKCEKCGSEWCDDCIKRIKVKAATACVCPKCGQMCLPCGRPETDGAEKSGMPSKSLLRICEAFAAPFRGAGLLVLIFGAFLLIGADFLLKFGCIFLIVGVLVYFMVYSYVMQVIANIAAGGDRLPFWSFEDMWSDAVEPGFRFVGIIFAAYLPSLLVFIVCGRGFMTQTPTLLSVLGFIPGIVLALLGTFCLPMMLLIGAVTENILQAVNPFKVIAAIFRSFLAYIVVFIVFLCSLAAQVLMGFVMNVTASFLAIHKGSVTLVFFMPVIINFISFYFLVVTGYMLGVLYYCEEERLIGT, from the coding sequence ATGCCGTGTGTTAATCACAGCAATAAGGGGACAGCGTGGAAATGCGAGAAATGCGGTTCCGAATGGTGCGATGACTGTATCAAGAGAATAAAAGTTAAAGCGGCTACGGCCTGCGTCTGTCCGAAGTGCGGGCAGATGTGTCTCCCCTGCGGACGGCCTGAAACAGATGGCGCGGAGAAAAGCGGTATGCCGTCGAAATCGCTGTTGCGGATTTGCGAGGCGTTTGCAGCTCCTTTTCGGGGAGCGGGCCTTTTGGTGCTTATATTCGGCGCTTTTCTTCTGATAGGAGCCGATTTTCTGCTTAAGTTCGGCTGTATTTTCCTGATAGTCGGGGTTCTCGTCTATTTTATGGTTTATTCCTATGTTATGCAGGTGATTGCGAATATCGCGGCCGGGGGAGACCGGTTGCCTTTCTGGAGTTTCGAAGATATGTGGAGCGACGCGGTTGAGCCGGGTTTCAGGTTTGTAGGAATAATATTCGCCGCTTATCTTCCTTCCTTGCTTGTTTTTATTGTGTGCGGACGGGGTTTTATGACGCAAACTCCCACGTTGTTATCCGTTTTGGGGTTTATTCCGGGGATTGTCCTGGCGCTTCTGGGCACGTTCTGCCTTCCGATGATGCTTCTGATAGGAGCCGTGACGGAAAACATATTGCAGGCTGTAAACCCCTTTAAGGTGATTGCCGCTATTTTCAGGTCTTTTTTAGCGTATATAGTCGTTTTTATAGTTTTTCTGTGTTCCCTGGCGGCTCAGGTGCTGATGGGTTTTGTGATGAACGTCACGGCCAGTTTTCTGGCGATTCATAAAGGATCCGTGACTCTTGTGTTTTTTATGCCCGTCATCATAAACTTCATAAGTTTTTATTTTCTTGTGGTAACCGGCTATATGCTCGGGGTGCTTTATTACTGCGAGGAAGAGAGGCTTATAGGAACCTGA
- a CDS encoding OsmC family protein → MEYFYKNKIVWTGEKKGVLSSYGKPDIEMAVPPEFKGHEGMWTPEDFYVAAASSCILFTFMSIAGRKKIEIESFESEATGKLEMKDGKALMTEVNIKIDIKAKKTDDSGAVAEIVKAAEKNCLISNSMTAKVTVELGR, encoded by the coding sequence ATGGAATATTTTTACAAAAATAAAATCGTTTGGACCGGAGAGAAAAAGGGCGTTCTTTCATCATACGGCAAACCCGACATTGAAATGGCGGTTCCCCCCGAATTCAAAGGGCATGAAGGGATGTGGACTCCCGAGGATTTTTATGTCGCCGCGGCTTCAAGCTGTATACTCTTCACATTTATGTCCATTGCCGGGAGGAAGAAGATAGAGATTGAATCCTTCGAAAGCGAGGCGACAGGCAAGCTCGAGATGAAAGACGGCAAAGCTTTGATGACAGAAGTGAATATTAAGATAGACATTAAAGCGAAGAAAACCGATGATTCGGGCGCGGTTGCGGAGATCGTCAAGGCGGCCGAGAAAAACTGCCTTATTTCAAACTCAATGACGGCCAAGGTTACGGTAGAGCTCGGCCGGTGA
- a CDS encoding SDR family NAD(P)-dependent oxidoreductase, giving the protein MNDIKKTVLITGCSSGIGLACAKMLLSKGWTVFATARTQPDLEKLENMGFISIPLELKISESIRQAVKTTFERAGGTLSALVNNSGYGQPGAVEDLSRSALQDQFEANVFGLVELTNYLIPVFRKQGHGRIVNVSSIAGRIALPFHGAYSASKFALEAITDALRIELKGSGIYVSLVEPGPIFSSFRKNALENFEQTVKMKDSRHEKIYEKKVSLNKAGKSENLHSRFMLPPEAAAKKIVRALESKKPKTRYLVTLPAYAGALLKRFMPDSVMDWIMTPHGIRKAEIEVKDKG; this is encoded by the coding sequence ATGAATGATATAAAAAAAACAGTTTTGATAACAGGGTGCTCCTCGGGAATAGGGCTTGCCTGCGCCAAGATGCTCCTTTCAAAAGGCTGGACTGTTTTCGCGACGGCAAGAACACAACCGGACCTTGAAAAACTCGAAAATATGGGCTTTATTTCCATTCCTTTGGAATTGAAAATCTCTGAATCAATAAGGCAGGCCGTCAAAACAACGTTCGAGCGCGCCGGCGGGACTCTTTCCGCCCTGGTGAACAACTCGGGTTACGGCCAGCCGGGCGCGGTAGAAGACCTCTCGCGCAGCGCACTGCAGGACCAGTTTGAAGCAAATGTGTTCGGACTCGTCGAGCTGACTAACTATCTTATTCCTGTGTTCAGGAAACAGGGCCACGGAAGGATTGTAAATGTAAGTTCCATTGCCGGGCGCATCGCGCTCCCGTTTCACGGCGCGTACTCCGCGTCCAAATTCGCGCTCGAGGCCATCACCGACGCTTTAAGGATAGAATTAAAAGGCAGCGGGATATATGTATCTCTCGTCGAGCCAGGCCCGATTTTTTCCTCTTTCAGGAAAAACGCCCTTGAAAACTTTGAACAGACCGTGAAAATGAAAGACAGCCGGCATGAAAAAATATATGAGAAAAAAGTCAGCCTGAATAAAGCCGGCAAGTCCGAAAACCTTCATTCAAGGTTTATGCTTCCCCCTGAAGCGGCGGCAAAAAAAATAGTGCGCGCCCTGGAATCAAAAAAGCCTAAAACCCGTTATCTTGTCACCCTGCCCGCTTACGCCGGGGCTCTCCTGAAACGGTTTATGCCGGATTCGGTTATGGACTGGATTATGACGCCGCATGGAATAAGAAAGGCTGAGATTGAGGTTAAGGATAAGGGTTAG
- a CDS encoding methyl-accepting chemotaxis protein produces MQRKKLIVDWNIQFRFMLIFIIPVLIFGGLGFILIYRLGDDFEEQSALDFQNQLDSLRKTEVFLVNSSVTGKDKILNLLDNQKISLNELRGHVARHCKKMSVLITLYYIAVIMASAVMGLIISHRIFGPFKRLRNNLEIMADGDLSKKMSVRKTDQFRDLLGAIETMRQNIHESIDEYDKTLEAVSRFVEKIELDLPNKEGCHEIGKSLEELKKELKTHDGKSMEGRKDA; encoded by the coding sequence TTGCAGAGAAAAAAACTGATTGTGGACTGGAACATCCAGTTTCGGTTTATGCTGATTTTTATTATCCCCGTATTGATATTCGGCGGACTCGGTTTTATATTAATCTACAGATTAGGCGATGATTTTGAGGAACAGTCAGCCCTTGATTTCCAAAATCAGCTTGATTCTCTCCGCAAAACTGAGGTTTTTCTTGTCAATTCCAGCGTAACGGGAAAAGATAAAATACTTAACCTGTTGGACAACCAAAAAATATCCCTGAATGAACTGCGCGGCCATGTGGCCCGGCACTGTAAAAAAATGTCCGTTCTGATAACCTTATACTATATAGCGGTAATAATGGCAAGCGCGGTCATGGGACTGATAATCTCCCACCGGATTTTCGGGCCTTTTAAACGACTGAGAAACAACCTTGAAATAATGGCAGACGGAGACCTGTCAAAAAAAATGTCCGTAAGAAAAACAGACCAGTTCAGAGACCTGCTGGGAGCAATCGAAACAATGCGCCAGAATATACATGAAAGCATAGACGAGTATGATAAAACCCTCGAAGCGGTAAGCAGGTTTGTCGAAAAAATAGAACTTGACCTGCCCAACAAAGAAGGATGCCATGAAATCGGGAAATCCCTCGAAGAACTGAAAAAAGAACTTAAAACACATGATGGCAAGAGCATGGAAGGCCGTAAAGATGCTTGA